In Anseongella ginsenosidimutans, one genomic interval encodes:
- a CDS encoding efflux RND transporter permease subunit, with protein sequence MKDIFKEFKGSSWAIENRTSVYIATVIICLAGLFTYIGLPKEQFPEVVFPQIYVSTVYPGTGPADMENLVTKPIEKQVKSIKDVEKVTSNSLQDFSNIIIEFDTDVDVEVAKQRVKDAVDKAKPDLPTDLPDDPEVIDIDISQLPIMNINLSGSYDLVRLKEYAEDMQDRIETLPEITRVDIVGALEREIQVNVDLYKMQSAKVSFSDIEQAIASENVTVSGGQVSVDGMKRSLSVNGEYKDAEKMENIIVTSTSGAQVYLKDIAEVVDDHEEQESYARLDGENVITLNVIKRSGENLINASDKINVIVDDMMKNDFPPGLKTTITADQSDNTRVTLHDLINTIIIGFVLVTIILMFFMGTTNAIFVALAVPLSSFLAFLIMPGLDSILPTSFTLNMMVLFSFLLALGIVVDDAIVVVENTHRIYDNGKMEIKKAAKAAAGEVFLPVLSGTIVTLAPFIPLLFWPGVIGKFMFFLPATLIIALLASLVVAYIMNPVFAVDFMKPHNEDRDHHKKITRGFKITALVMGILALIFYLAGSFGMGNFIVFLFGIYALNKFVLTGLIRRFQEKTWPRVQEGYKKLISWCLHKSRPAWVLVGTFLLFIFSIVFTALRQPPVGFFPQGDPNFIYTYIELPIGTHQEYTDSITHIVENRIARVMEEDSALVESIISNVAIGASDDPMAGGFETSPHLGKVTVAFVKFAERDGRSTKVYLEQIRNAVQGIPGAEITVDQEQAGPPTGKPISIEISGEDFEVLIDAAENVQEYLVEQRIGGIEELKSDFQSNKPEIAVNIDRERARREGISTAQIGLALRNALYGKEVSKFRDENDDYPIMVRLEEDQRNNVNTLVNMPITFRDANSGQVRQIPLSSVATIEYTSTYARVTRIDQKRVITLSSNVLTGYNANAVVAEIQQALGNYQAPEGIDIRMTGEQEDQAETMGFLQVAFLVSFGLIFMVLVTQFNSLSKPLIIMAEIFFSIIGVLIGFSLFKMEISIVMTGVGLFALAGIVVRNGILLVEFTDLLIEQGVETREAIIEAGKTRMTPVILTALAATMGLIPLAVGFNIDFVKMFTELNPHIFFGGDNVVFWGPLSWTMIFGLIFGTFITLILVPVLYYLVYRIKVKTKKKIQKLQIS encoded by the coding sequence AAAGACATATTTAAGGAATTTAAAGGATCGAGCTGGGCGATAGAAAATCGCACCAGTGTGTATATCGCAACGGTCATTATCTGTCTCGCCGGCTTGTTCACGTATATCGGCCTGCCCAAAGAGCAGTTTCCCGAAGTGGTATTCCCGCAAATATACGTGAGTACCGTTTACCCGGGGACCGGCCCTGCAGATATGGAAAACCTGGTGACCAAACCTATTGAAAAGCAGGTAAAGTCGATCAAGGATGTGGAAAAAGTGACCAGTAATTCTCTCCAGGATTTTTCGAACATCATTATTGAATTTGATACCGACGTGGATGTGGAAGTGGCAAAGCAGCGGGTAAAAGACGCTGTGGATAAGGCTAAGCCTGATCTGCCTACCGACCTTCCGGATGACCCGGAGGTAATTGATATTGACATTTCCCAGCTTCCCATCATGAATATCAATCTTTCGGGAAGCTATGACCTGGTCCGGCTGAAAGAATATGCCGAAGACATGCAGGACCGCATAGAAACGCTTCCTGAAATAACCCGGGTAGATATTGTGGGAGCGCTGGAAAGAGAGATCCAGGTAAACGTAGACCTGTATAAAATGCAGTCCGCCAAGGTCTCCTTTTCCGATATTGAGCAGGCGATAGCGTCGGAAAACGTCACCGTTTCAGGCGGGCAAGTTTCCGTGGACGGCATGAAGCGTTCCCTGAGCGTCAACGGGGAGTACAAGGATGCCGAAAAGATGGAAAACATCATCGTCACTTCCACCAGCGGCGCCCAGGTTTACCTGAAAGACATTGCGGAAGTAGTGGACGATCATGAAGAGCAGGAAAGCTACGCCCGGCTGGACGGGGAGAACGTAATTACCCTGAACGTGATAAAGCGCAGCGGTGAAAACCTGATCAATGCCTCGGATAAGATCAATGTCATTGTGGATGACATGATGAAAAATGATTTTCCGCCGGGGCTCAAAACAACGATCACCGCCGACCAGTCGGACAATACCAGGGTAACTCTTCATGACCTGATCAATACCATTATTATCGGTTTCGTACTGGTAACGATCATACTCATGTTCTTTATGGGAACTACCAATGCTATTTTCGTAGCCCTGGCGGTACCTTTATCCTCTTTCCTGGCCTTTCTTATTATGCCGGGCCTGGACTCAATACTCCCAACGAGCTTTACCCTGAATATGATGGTCTTGTTCTCGTTCCTGCTGGCACTGGGCATCGTGGTTGACGACGCTATTGTTGTCGTAGAAAATACCCACAGGATCTATGATAACGGTAAAATGGAGATCAAGAAAGCGGCAAAGGCGGCTGCCGGGGAAGTATTTCTGCCGGTGCTTTCCGGTACCATTGTAACCCTGGCGCCTTTTATCCCGCTGTTGTTCTGGCCGGGAGTAATCGGTAAGTTTATGTTCTTTCTCCCTGCGACGCTTATTATAGCGCTGCTGGCTTCCCTTGTGGTGGCGTATATTATGAACCCGGTTTTCGCCGTGGATTTCATGAAACCCCATAATGAAGACCGGGACCACCATAAAAAGATCACCAGGGGATTCAAGATCACCGCACTGGTCATGGGCATTCTTGCGCTTATTTTTTACCTGGCCGGTTCTTTCGGGATGGGAAACTTCATCGTGTTCCTGTTTGGTATTTACGCGCTGAATAAATTTGTGCTTACCGGCCTTATCAGGAGATTCCAGGAAAAAACCTGGCCCAGGGTTCAGGAAGGTTATAAAAAACTGATCAGCTGGTGCCTGCACAAATCCCGCCCGGCCTGGGTGCTGGTGGGAACTTTCCTGCTTTTCATCTTCAGCATTGTATTTACGGCGCTGCGCCAGCCGCCTGTCGGGTTTTTCCCGCAGGGTGACCCGAATTTTATTTACACCTATATTGAACTCCCAATAGGCACTCACCAGGAATATACCGATTCAATCACGCACATTGTGGAAAACCGGATTGCCCGTGTAATGGAGGAAGACAGCGCGTTGGTAGAATCGATCATTTCCAACGTGGCCATAGGCGCAAGCGACGATCCCATGGCCGGAGGCTTTGAAACCAGCCCTCACCTGGGCAAGGTCACGGTGGCTTTTGTAAAATTCGCCGAACGGGACGGAAGATCTACCAAAGTATACCTGGAACAGATACGAAATGCCGTTCAGGGTATTCCGGGCGCGGAAATTACCGTAGACCAGGAACAAGCGGGGCCACCTACCGGCAAGCCTATCAGTATTGAAATATCGGGCGAAGATTTTGAAGTATTGATTGACGCTGCCGAGAACGTACAGGAGTACCTGGTGGAACAGCGTATCGGCGGTATAGAGGAACTAAAATCCGATTTCCAGAGCAATAAGCCGGAAATAGCGGTTAATATCGACCGTGAACGGGCCAGGAGGGAAGGTATTTCCACCGCCCAGATTGGTCTGGCCTTGCGAAACGCTCTTTACGGTAAGGAAGTATCCAAGTTCAGGGATGAAAATGACGATTATCCTATTATGGTCCGGCTGGAAGAAGACCAGCGAAATAATGTGAATACGCTGGTAAATATGCCTATCACTTTCCGGGATGCTAATTCGGGCCAAGTGCGGCAGATACCGCTTTCCTCTGTGGCAACCATCGAGTATACCAGTACCTATGCCCGCGTTACCAGGATCGATCAGAAGCGGGTAATCACGCTTTCGTCAAACGTACTCACCGGCTACAATGCTAATGCTGTCGTCGCGGAGATACAGCAGGCGCTTGGAAATTACCAGGCCCCGGAGGGCATTGATATCCGTATGACCGGCGAGCAGGAAGACCAGGCCGAAACCATGGGCTTCCTCCAGGTCGCCTTCCTGGTCTCTTTCGGACTGATATTCATGGTGCTGGTGACGCAGTTCAATTCGCTGAGCAAGCCGCTGATCATCATGGCCGAGATCTTCTTTAGTATCATTGGGGTACTGATCGGTTTTTCGCTGTTCAAAATGGAAATATCCATTGTCATGACAGGGGTGGGGCTGTTCGCTCTCGCAGGCATCGTGGTGAGGAACGGAATTTTGCTGGTAGAATTCACCGACCTTCTGATAGAGCAGGGAGTAGAAACCCGGGAAGCCATTATAGAGGCCGGGAAAACGAGGATGACGCCGGTAATCCTGACCGCCCTCGCGGCTACCATGGGATTGATACCACTCGCAGTCGGGTTCAATATCGATTTTGTGAAAATGTTCACGGAGCTGAATCCCCACATCTTCTTTGGAGGTGATAACGTGGTCTTTTGGGGGCCGCTCTCCTGGACAATGATCTTTGGCCTGATTTTTGGTACATTCATTACGTTGATACTTGTTCCTGTTCTTTACTACTTGGTATACAGGATAAAAGTTAAGACAAAGAAAAAGATTCAAAAGCTCCAAATTTCATAG
- a CDS encoding YqgE/AlgH family protein, giving the protein MIGELRPEVGRLLLAEPFMLDPNFRRSVVYLTEYNEQGAVGFVLNQPSILSLKDIIDDVKEDFPVYIGGPVENNTLHFLHRTGEEVDEAKEIGNGIYWGGNFETIKILLEKKYLSSGDIRFFIGYSGWSPGQLEDEMEENAWLVAESHKDFIFHENDNALWAGVVKSMGKKYEHIVNFPQDPNMN; this is encoded by the coding sequence ATGATAGGTGAACTCAGACCGGAAGTAGGCCGGCTGCTGCTGGCCGAACCTTTTATGCTTGATCCGAATTTCAGGCGCTCGGTGGTTTATCTCACCGAATACAATGAACAGGGAGCCGTTGGTTTTGTACTGAACCAGCCTTCCATCCTGTCCCTGAAAGATATTATTGATGACGTTAAGGAAGATTTTCCCGTATATATCGGCGGCCCCGTGGAAAACAATACGCTTCATTTCCTGCACCGTACGGGGGAAGAGGTGGATGAGGCGAAGGAAATAGGCAACGGGATCTACTGGGGCGGAAATTTTGAAACCATTAAGATACTCCTGGAAAAGAAATACCTTTCCTCCGGGGACATCCGCTTCTTTATCGGCTACTCCGGCTGGTCACCCGGCCAGCTTGAAGACGAAATGGAAGAAAACGCCTGGCTGGTAGCCGAATCCCATAAGGATTTCATATTCCATGAGAACGATAACGCGCTCTGGGCGGGAGTCGTGAAAAGCATGGGCAAGAAATATGAGCATATCGTCAATTTCCCGCAGGATCCAAATATGAATTAA
- a CDS encoding 5-(carboxyamino)imidazole ribonucleotide synthase, whose protein sequence is MQAFNSADFRLGILGGGQLGKMLIQSAMDFGIEVHVLDPDYNASCSSYCHHFKVGSFKDFRDVYHFGKSLDLLTIEIENVNVEALKRLQEEGRRVFPQPELVELIQDKGLQKDFFIENGIPTAPFVKIKDKEELRQHTGKFPAVQKLRKSGYDGRGVFKINSPDDLANAFNEPSILEERVDFEKELSVLAARNESGEVVTYDVVEMEFNPEANLVEMLFSPALISPEMAREAREIAVKVIEKLNLVGLLAVEIFATRDGKLLVNELAPRPHNSGHHTIEACVTSQYEQHLRAILNLPLGSTRLHSNAVMVNLLGAPGYTGDARYEGFPELAGLEGVHIHLYSKKKTKPFRKMGHVTITDNDLDKALEKARLIKEKFKIIA, encoded by the coding sequence ATGCAGGCATTTAATTCAGCAGATTTCAGGTTAGGCATATTAGGGGGCGGACAACTAGGTAAGATGCTCATTCAGTCCGCAATGGACTTCGGCATTGAAGTTCACGTACTAGACCCCGATTATAACGCCTCCTGCAGTTCCTATTGTCATCATTTCAAGGTAGGGTCTTTTAAAGACTTCAGGGATGTTTATCATTTTGGTAAAAGCCTTGACCTGTTGACCATAGAAATAGAAAACGTAAACGTGGAAGCCCTGAAACGGCTCCAGGAAGAAGGCCGCCGGGTATTTCCGCAGCCCGAGCTTGTTGAACTGATCCAGGACAAAGGGCTTCAAAAGGATTTTTTCATAGAAAACGGCATTCCCACAGCTCCTTTTGTGAAAATTAAGGACAAGGAAGAACTCCGCCAGCATACAGGGAAATTCCCCGCCGTTCAGAAACTTCGTAAATCCGGCTACGATGGGAGAGGGGTTTTTAAAATAAATTCCCCTGATGACCTGGCAAACGCATTCAATGAACCTTCCATCCTGGAGGAGCGCGTTGATTTTGAAAAGGAATTATCCGTACTGGCCGCCCGGAACGAATCCGGAGAAGTGGTCACCTACGACGTAGTGGAAATGGAATTCAACCCCGAGGCCAACCTGGTTGAAATGCTGTTCAGCCCCGCGCTGATCTCGCCCGAAATGGCCCGCGAAGCCCGCGAAATTGCCGTTAAAGTAATTGAGAAGCTGAACCTGGTAGGCCTGCTTGCCGTAGAAATATTCGCTACCCGTGACGGCAAACTACTGGTGAACGAGCTGGCCCCCCGCCCGCACAACAGCGGCCATCATACCATTGAAGCCTGCGTAACTTCGCAGTACGAGCAGCACCTGAGAGCCATTCTGAATCTTCCCCTGGGAAGTACCCGCCTGCATTCAAACGCAGTCATGGTGAACCTCCTGGGCGCCCCCGGTTACACGGGCGATGCCCGGTACGAAGGTTTCCCCGAGCTGGCCGGCCTGGAAGGCGTTCACATTCATCTTTACAGCAAGAAAAAGACAAAGCCCTTCCGCAAAATGGGCCACGTAACTATTA
- the pdxH gene encoding pyridoxamine 5'-phosphate oxidase gives MSTKKDILRQLRKEYTLQGLSRREVAPTPFQQFDNWFLEAWDAEVPEPNAMTLCTVGKAGKPSARIVLLKDFDEGGFVFYTNYNSLKGQQIAENPFVSLSFFWQPLERQVRIEGIAEKIGANESDQYFQSRPRGSRLAAIASPQSQVIESRDWLEKIWREQENIFTEKERIPRPENWGASL, from the coding sequence ATGAGTACTAAAAAAGATATTCTCAGGCAGCTCCGTAAGGAGTACACCCTGCAGGGCCTTTCCAGGAGAGAAGTGGCACCTACGCCCTTCCAGCAGTTTGATAACTGGTTCCTGGAGGCATGGGATGCTGAAGTTCCCGAACCTAATGCTATGACTCTTTGCACAGTGGGGAAAGCCGGGAAACCTTCTGCAAGGATCGTGCTGCTAAAGGACTTTGACGAAGGGGGATTCGTTTTTTATACCAATTACAATAGCCTGAAGGGGCAGCAGATAGCCGAAAATCCCTTCGTTTCCCTGAGCTTTTTCTGGCAGCCACTGGAACGCCAGGTACGTATTGAAGGAATTGCGGAAAAGATCGGGGCGAATGAGTCGGATCAGTATTTTCAATCGCGCCCGCGGGGAAGCCGGCTGGCGGCCATTGCTTCGCCGCAAAGCCAGGTCATAGAAAGCCGTGACTGGCTGGAAAAGATATGGAGGGAACAGGAGAATATTTTCACTGAAAAGGAACGAATTCCCCGCCCGGAGAACTGGGGGGCTTCTCTGTAA
- a CDS encoding GNAT family N-acetyltransferase, protein MADSPACALKLKFITAGQALPLRAAVLRPGQRPEVAVFTGDEEAGSFHAGAFSGERLIAVASFLQNRHADFPEAFQYQLRGMATDPAFRGRGAGAALIRFALQHLEELKVLLLWCNAREKAITFYKKCGFIESGTFFMIPEIGLHQLMYILPKNHSSQTTV, encoded by the coding sequence ATGGCGGATTCACCGGCTTGCGCCCTGAAACTCAAATTTATTACTGCCGGCCAGGCGCTTCCTTTACGGGCGGCGGTGCTTCGGCCAGGGCAGCGTCCTGAAGTAGCCGTTTTCACCGGCGATGAGGAAGCAGGAAGCTTCCATGCGGGCGCTTTTTCCGGTGAAAGGTTAATCGCCGTGGCCAGCTTCCTTCAAAACAGGCACGCTGACTTCCCGGAAGCCTTCCAATACCAGCTGCGCGGAATGGCCACGGACCCCGCTTTCAGGGGCCGTGGAGCGGGAGCCGCTCTTATCCGTTTCGCCCTGCAGCATTTAGAAGAACTAAAAGTGTTGCTGCTTTGGTGCAATGCCAGGGAAAAGGCAATTACTTTCTATAAAAAATGCGGGTTCATCGAATCAGGTACTTTCTTTATGATACCGGAGATTGGCCTGCATCAATTAATGTATATTCTTCCGAAAAACCACAGTTCCCAAACCACTGTGTAA